One genomic window of Gallaecimonas sp. GXIMD4217 includes the following:
- a CDS encoding prolyl-tRNA synthetase associated domain-containing protein, with the protein MIESLLERLGIPYKRYEHQPLHDCLEADRLGLQRSGTRLKNLFLRDNYGRRHFLLLTRHDKAVDLKALSRQLGISRLGFASNERLEKYLGVKPGSVSLLALVNDSARQVELWLDEEIWQAEEFQCHPLVNTVTLVLPKSGLLRFCEHLGHKPLVLEVPGAKQGKGR; encoded by the coding sequence GTGATTGAATCCCTCCTAGAGCGCCTGGGGATCCCCTACAAGCGCTACGAGCACCAGCCTCTGCATGACTGCCTTGAGGCCGACCGCCTGGGCCTGCAAAGGTCCGGCACCAGGCTCAAGAACCTGTTTCTGCGTGACAACTACGGCCGTCGCCACTTCCTGCTGCTGACCCGCCATGACAAGGCGGTGGATCTCAAGGCGCTGTCCAGGCAGCTGGGCATTTCGCGGCTGGGCTTCGCTTCCAACGAGCGGCTGGAGAAGTACCTGGGGGTCAAGCCCGGCTCTGTATCGCTGCTGGCCCTGGTCAACGACAGCGCCCGGCAGGTTGAGCTGTGGCTGGATGAGGAGATTTGGCAGGCCGAGGAGTTCCAGTGCCACCCCCTGGTCAACACGGTGACCCTGGTGTTGCCCAAATCGGGTCTGCTGAGGTTCTGCGAGCATCTGGGCCATAAGCCCCTGGTGCTGGAGGTGCCCGGTGCAAAACAGGGCAAGGGCCGGTAA
- a CDS encoding oxidative damage protection protein produces the protein MSRTVHCVFLDKEAEGLDFQLYPGELGKRIFDSISKEAWAQWQSKQTMLINEKKLNMMDPEHRKFLEEQMVAFLFEKKDVEIEGYTPPEA, from the coding sequence ATGAGCCGTACCGTACATTGCGTCTTCCTCGACAAAGAAGCCGAGGGCCTGGACTTTCAACTCTATCCCGGTGAACTGGGCAAGCGCATCTTCGACAGCATCTCCAAGGAAGCCTGGGCCCAGTGGCAGTCCAAGCAGACCATGCTGATCAACGAAAAGAAGCTGAACATGATGGATCCCGAGCACCGCAAATTCCTGGAGGAGCAGATGGTGGCCTTCCTGTTCGAGAAGAAGGACGTGGAAATAGAGGGTTATACCCCGCCCGAGGCCTGA
- the mutY gene encoding A/G-specific adenine glycosylase — translation MSQSFSDKVVLWYHQYGRKTLPWQHDKTPYRVWVSEIMLQQTQVATVIPYYQRFMARFPDVTALADAPQDEVLHHWTGLGYYARARNLHKAAQVIRDRYQGRFPTGLDEVQALPGIGRSTAGAILSLSLGQPHPILDGNVKRVLARSFAVPGWPGQKKVQDELWALTESVTPKDEIQAFNQAMMDLGAMICTRSKPLCEQCPLEDDCLARAQGNPQDYPGKKPKKTLPVRESTLLLLKNDDRVLLYQRPPTGLWGGLWCFPEAKEDISGQLQALGLASLGETELDTFRHTFSHFHLEISPLLIEVETSGTRLMEGAGELWYNLSQPQTVGLAAPTEKLLSQLAAKEPI, via the coding sequence ATGAGCCAGTCCTTTTCCGACAAAGTGGTGCTCTGGTATCACCAGTATGGCCGCAAGACCCTGCCCTGGCAGCACGACAAGACCCCCTACCGGGTCTGGGTGTCGGAGATCATGCTGCAGCAGACCCAGGTGGCGACGGTGATCCCCTATTACCAACGCTTTATGGCCCGCTTTCCGGATGTCACCGCCCTGGCCGACGCCCCCCAGGACGAGGTGCTGCATCACTGGACGGGGCTGGGCTACTACGCCCGGGCCAGGAACCTGCACAAGGCCGCCCAGGTGATCCGAGACCGTTACCAGGGCCGCTTTCCCACCGGCCTGGACGAGGTCCAGGCCCTGCCCGGCATCGGCCGTTCCACGGCCGGCGCCATACTGTCGCTGTCGTTGGGCCAGCCCCACCCCATCCTGGACGGCAACGTCAAAAGGGTGCTGGCCCGCAGCTTCGCCGTGCCGGGCTGGCCCGGGCAGAAGAAGGTCCAGGACGAACTCTGGGCGCTGACCGAGTCGGTCACCCCCAAGGACGAGATCCAGGCCTTCAACCAGGCCATGATGGATCTGGGCGCCATGATCTGCACCCGCAGCAAGCCGCTGTGCGAGCAGTGCCCGCTGGAAGACGACTGCCTGGCCAGGGCCCAGGGCAATCCCCAGGATTACCCGGGCAAGAAGCCCAAGAAGACGCTGCCGGTCAGGGAAAGCACCCTGCTGCTGCTGAAGAACGACGACAGGGTACTGCTCTACCAGCGGCCGCCGACCGGGCTCTGGGGGGGGCTCTGGTGTTTTCCCGAGGCCAAGGAGGACATATCCGGACAGCTGCAGGCCCTGGGCCTGGCCTCGCTGGGCGAGACCGAACTCGACACCTTCCGGCACACCTTCAGCCATTTCCACCTGGAGATCAGCCCGCTTTTGATCGAGGTCGAAACCAGTGGCACGCGCCTCATGGAAGGGGCCGGGGAGCTCTGGTATAACTTGTCCCAACCGCAGACCGTGGGCCTGGCAGCGCCTACGGAGAAATTGCTATCTCAGCTGGCAGCCAAGGAGCCGATATGA
- the trmB gene encoding tRNA (guanosine(46)-N7)-methyltransferase TrmB, translating into MSDQHNTENTGEKYLRKIRSFVRREGRLTKGQERALELHWPTMGLEHGMGMLDLDKVFGRQAPVVLEIGFGMGKSLVEMAAAAPEKDFIGIEVHKPGVGACLMAAEEAGVSNLRVFEHDAVEVLEDCIADGSLSTVQLFFPDPWHKKRHHKRRIVQPHFVEAIRKKLKIGGVFHMATDWENYAEHMLEVMSAAPGYRNQSPSGDYVPRPKERPLTKFEQRGHRLGHGVWDLKFERVE; encoded by the coding sequence ATGAGCGACCAGCACAACACCGAAAACACGGGTGAAAAATACCTGCGCAAGATCCGTAGCTTCGTCCGCCGTGAGGGCCGTCTGACCAAGGGCCAGGAACGGGCGCTGGAGCTGCACTGGCCGACCATGGGTCTGGAGCATGGCATGGGCATGCTGGATCTGGACAAGGTCTTTGGCCGGCAGGCGCCCGTGGTGCTGGAAATCGGTTTCGGCATGGGCAAGAGCCTGGTGGAGATGGCCGCCGCCGCCCCCGAGAAGGACTTCATCGGCATCGAGGTGCACAAGCCCGGTGTTGGCGCCTGCCTGATGGCGGCGGAAGAAGCCGGGGTCTCCAACCTGAGGGTGTTCGAACACGACGCCGTGGAAGTATTGGAAGACTGCATTGCCGACGGCAGCCTCAGCACAGTGCAGCTGTTCTTCCCCGATCCCTGGCACAAGAAGCGCCACCACAAGCGCCGCATAGTCCAGCCCCACTTCGTGGAGGCCATCCGCAAGAAGCTCAAGATCGGCGGTGTCTTCCATATGGCCACCGACTGGGAAAACTATGCCGAACACATGCTGGAAGTGATGTCGGCAGCGCCTGGTTACAGGAACCAGTCGCCCAGCGGCGACTATGTGCCGCGCCCAAAGGAGCGGCCCCTGACCAAGTTCGAGCAGCGCGGCCACAGGCTGGGCCACGGGGTCTGGGACCTCAAGTTCGAACGAGTTGAATAA
- a CDS encoding DUF2884 family protein, with protein MKKSLIALSVLLSSSAFAHVSVDNDCNLELEHDLKVGESSFFITDQQKPLMSYIDGHLHIDGDEVELSRQQRQQLDNFTRDLHQGVGDIGELTAEALKFAGEISGEVLTEILGVEFGQQLQQTLEQAGDKVREQVFQDGDYWQLKAGDWEEEMENFFDEEFEQQIEETVTSSLGSVLMVMGQAMMNGEGSFEERMEAWAAEMEAKAELIEERAEREGQFLEEKAEALCTRFVALNDQEEALRASIPGWELDLISLKETEHQQ; from the coding sequence ATGAAAAAGTCCCTTATCGCCCTGTCCGTCCTGCTCAGCAGCAGCGCCTTCGCCCACGTCTCCGTTGACAACGACTGCAACCTGGAGTTGGAGCACGATCTCAAGGTTGGCGAGAGCAGCTTCTTCATCACCGACCAGCAAAAGCCGCTGATGAGCTACATCGACGGCCATCTCCATATCGACGGTGACGAGGTTGAGCTGAGCCGCCAGCAGCGGCAACAGCTGGACAACTTCACCCGTGATCTGCACCAGGGTGTGGGTGACATAGGCGAGCTGACCGCCGAGGCGCTGAAGTTTGCCGGCGAGATCAGCGGGGAAGTGCTTACCGAAATACTGGGCGTGGAATTCGGTCAGCAACTGCAGCAGACCCTGGAGCAGGCCGGCGACAAGGTGCGCGAGCAGGTGTTCCAGGACGGTGACTACTGGCAGCTCAAGGCCGGCGACTGGGAAGAGGAGATGGAAAACTTCTTCGACGAGGAGTTTGAACAGCAGATCGAGGAAACCGTCACTTCCTCCCTGGGCTCGGTGCTGATGGTGATGGGCCAGGCCATGATGAATGGCGAGGGCAGCTTCGAAGAGCGCATGGAAGCCTGGGCCGCCGAGATGGAGGCCAAGGCCGAACTCATCGAGGAGCGGGCCGAGCGGGAAGGCCAGTTCCTGGAGGAAAAGGCCGAGGCGCTCTGCACCCGCTTTGTGGCCCTAAACGATCAGGAAGAGGCCCTGCGTGCCAGCATCCCCGGCTGGGAGCTGGACCTTATCAGCCTCAAAGAAACAGAGCACCAGCAGTAA
- the chrA gene encoding chromate efflux transporter, with protein MTSLFIEFFKLGLIAFGGPAAHIGYFQQTFVHKLGWLSQKRFAELMALCQLLPGPTSSQVGMAIGRERAGWPGALLAFVAFTLPSAALMIGAGLGLGWLLDWSYSGGVIHGLKLLAVLVVGQAVWTMARSLLPDRATRTLALVILALLLLLANGGQLWLLLAAAVFGAIALRPLPDDVEEQPGVTGGLWRLPTAIGLLTLLSLLPWQGLGELVRTGSLVFGGGHVVLPLLEETELVRGGMSEQGFLAGYGLAQAMPGPLFSFAGFIGAGSTLGPGGIQGGLLALAAIYLPSFVLLWGVLPTWQRLRHLNWLQGAIRGANAAVIAILAAIFYDPLWTSSVTDPKSGALLVLGAALMLVWRLPVWAMVALAVTAGALFL; from the coding sequence ATGACCTCGCTGTTCATCGAATTTTTCAAGCTGGGGCTGATCGCCTTCGGCGGCCCCGCGGCCCATATCGGCTACTTCCAACAGACCTTCGTCCACAAGCTGGGCTGGCTGAGCCAGAAACGTTTTGCCGAGCTGATGGCCCTGTGCCAGCTGCTGCCCGGCCCCACCTCCAGCCAGGTGGGCATGGCCATAGGCCGGGAAAGAGCCGGCTGGCCCGGCGCCCTGTTGGCCTTCGTCGCCTTTACCCTGCCCTCGGCGGCGCTGATGATCGGCGCCGGCCTCGGCCTGGGCTGGCTGCTGGACTGGTCCTACAGTGGTGGCGTGATCCACGGCCTCAAGCTGCTGGCGGTGCTGGTGGTGGGACAGGCGGTATGGACCATGGCCAGGAGCCTGCTGCCGGACCGTGCCACCAGGACCCTGGCCCTGGTGATCCTGGCGCTGCTGCTCCTGCTGGCAAACGGTGGCCAACTCTGGCTGCTACTGGCCGCCGCCGTCTTCGGCGCCATCGCCCTGCGGCCACTGCCGGACGACGTCGAGGAACAGCCAGGCGTCACCGGTGGCCTTTGGCGCCTGCCCACGGCCATTGGCCTGCTGACCCTGCTCAGCCTGCTGCCCTGGCAGGGCCTCGGGGAGCTGGTACGTACCGGCAGCCTGGTATTTGGCGGCGGCCATGTGGTGCTGCCGCTGCTGGAAGAAACCGAACTGGTGCGCGGCGGCATGAGCGAGCAGGGCTTTTTGGCCGGCTATGGCCTGGCCCAGGCCATGCCCGGCCCCCTGTTCAGTTTTGCCGGCTTTATCGGTGCCGGCTCCACCCTGGGCCCTGGCGGCATCCAAGGCGGTCTGTTGGCACTGGCGGCCATCTATCTGCCGTCCTTCGTGCTGCTGTGGGGGGTATTGCCCACCTGGCAACGCCTTCGCCACCTGAACTGGCTGCAGGGTGCCATTCGCGGCGCCAATGCCGCCGTGATCGCCATACTGGCAGCCATCTTTTATGACCCGCTCTGGACCAGCTCGGTCACGGATCCCAAAAGCGGCGCCCTGCTGGTGCTGGGCGCCGCCTTGATGCTGGTGTGGCGTTTGCCGGTGTGGGCCATGGTGGCCCTGGCCGTTACTGCTGGTGCTCTGTTTCTTTGA